A part of Mercenaria mercenaria strain notata unplaced genomic scaffold, MADL_Memer_1 contig_4256, whole genome shotgun sequence genomic DNA contains:
- the LOC128553729 gene encoding peptidoglycan recognition protein 1-like codes for MNIATLILVSCFASVAFSYPDIISRSDWGAQSASKYIPNLNHPVEYAVIHHTASQSCSTIDDCKEYIKNTQADHIESSTIGSDIAYNFLVDENGNVYEGRGWNKVGYHAGVWKINKNSIGIAVIGNFMTEEPSTEAQDAVQSLLEMAVDEGKLKSNYKLRGHRDVKSTACPGDKFYDRIKLWPHFYF; via the exons ATGAATATCGCTACTCTCATTTTGGTTTCATGCTTCGCAAGTGTGGCCTTTTCATATCCTGACATTATATCCCGTAGCGACTGGGGTGCTCAGTCTGCTAGTAAATACATCCCTAACCTTAATCATCCGGTTGAATACGCAGTGATTCACCATACAGCATCCCAGAGTTGCTCAACTATCGATGACTGcaaagaatatataaaaaatacacagGCTGATCACATCGAAAGTTCAACG aTTGGATCTGATATCGCATACAACTTTCTTGTGGATGAAAACGGAAACGTTTACGAAGGAAGAGGATGGAATAAAGTTGGCTATCACGCTGGTGtatggaaaattaataaaaacagtaTTG GAATCGCTGTCATTGGAAATTTCATGACCGAAGAGCCATCCACAGAAGCACAGGATGCCGTACAGAGTCTATTGGAAATGGCTGTTGATGAAGGAAAGCTTAAATCCAACTACAAGTTACGTGGTCACCGTGATGTGAAAAGTACTGCCTGTCCAGGGGATAAATTTTACGATCGTATTAAACTATggccacatttttatttttag